A region of Gemmatimonas sp. DNA encodes the following proteins:
- a CDS encoding NAD-dependent epimerase/dehydratase family protein — MYSRREFIGTGLAALGAVSTFDPRVLMPARAAKKILILGGTGFVGPHDVREALKRGHQVTIFNRGKSAPGMFGKDVEELAGDRANDLSALKGRKWDAVIDESASLASAPEWVKLSAELLRDNVDQYLFISTRSVYQDLSRVPMSIEAPVLTLENSPIEAGRPLSYGHAKAYAEKAAHAAMPGRVTVVRPGLIVGPEDDTDRFTYWPVRIARGGDVLVPGDGTDHVQIIDARDLVKFCITLVENRTYGVFNGVGPQMGQPFKEFVSRIQKGVGSSPTYTWVDADFLRANGANPYGRELPVYQVMRGRTAGFARIDITPELKAGLVVRPMEDTARDTLAWWKTLPAARQAAIKTGFTPEREAALLALWKARTPK; from the coding sequence ATGTACAGCCGTCGTGAATTCATCGGGACCGGTCTTGCTGCGTTGGGCGCCGTATCCACCTTCGATCCGCGCGTGCTCATGCCCGCTCGCGCGGCGAAGAAAATCCTCATTCTTGGCGGCACCGGCTTCGTCGGACCGCACGACGTGCGCGAAGCGCTCAAGCGCGGACATCAGGTCACGATCTTCAATCGTGGCAAGAGTGCGCCCGGCATGTTCGGCAAGGATGTCGAAGAGCTGGCCGGTGATCGCGCCAACGACCTGAGCGCGCTGAAGGGTCGGAAGTGGGACGCCGTGATCGACGAATCCGCATCACTCGCGAGCGCACCGGAGTGGGTGAAGCTTTCGGCCGAGCTGCTGCGCGACAACGTCGATCAGTACCTGTTCATCTCCACGCGCTCGGTCTATCAGGACCTCAGTCGCGTGCCGATGTCGATCGAGGCGCCGGTACTCACGCTCGAAAACTCGCCCATCGAAGCGGGCAGGCCGCTCAGTTACGGACATGCGAAAGCATATGCCGAGAAGGCCGCGCATGCCGCGATGCCGGGGCGCGTCACGGTGGTGCGTCCGGGGCTCATCGTGGGGCCGGAGGACGACACCGATCGCTTCACGTACTGGCCGGTGCGTATCGCGCGTGGCGGTGACGTGCTGGTGCCGGGTGATGGCACCGATCACGTGCAAATCATCGACGCGCGTGACCTCGTGAAGTTCTGCATCACGCTGGTCGAGAACCGCACGTATGGGGTATTCAACGGCGTCGGTCCACAGATGGGACAGCCGTTCAAAGAGTTCGTCTCGCGCATTCAGAAGGGCGTTGGCAGCAGCCCCACCTATACGTGGGTAGATGCCGATTTCCTGCGTGCGAACGGCGCCAATCCCTATGGCCGCGAACTGCCAGTGTATCAGGTCATGCGCGGACGCACGGCCGGATTTGCCCGGATCGACATCACGCCCGAGCTCAAGGCGGGGCTGGTGGTGCGCCCGATGGAAGACACCGCGCGCGATACACTCGCCTGGTGGAAGACGCTGCCAGCTGCGCGCCAGGCGGCGATCAAGACGGGCTTTACGCCGGAGCGTGAAGCAGCCCTGCTGGCACTCTGGAAGGCTCGCACCCCGAAGTGA
- a CDS encoding CHRD domain-containing protein gives MSTRPNFRRFSRSAASLVGALLVGAALANCSDDETPVAPTPLVKFRATLVGSEEVPPVVTAATGSSEFTLSRTNDTLFVSITVNGLSNVRFGHFHTGARGANGAVVATLVEPPTLTGPQNGRIGRQFITATNLSGTLAGQPLSALVSQLRAGGIYVNLHTDANAGGELRGQVALVP, from the coding sequence ATGTCCACTCGTCCCAACTTTCGCCGCTTCAGCCGTTCCGCCGCTTCCCTCGTGGGCGCATTGCTGGTCGGTGCCGCGCTCGCCAATTGCAGCGACGACGAAACGCCCGTAGCACCCACGCCGCTCGTGAAGTTTCGGGCGACCTTGGTGGGCAGCGAGGAAGTGCCGCCCGTGGTCACCGCCGCTACCGGCAGCAGCGAGTTTACACTCAGCCGCACAAACGACACGTTGTTCGTGAGCATTACGGTGAATGGCCTCTCCAATGTTCGGTTTGGCCATTTCCATACCGGTGCCCGTGGTGCAAACGGCGCGGTCGTCGCCACATTGGTCGAGCCGCCCACTCTGACGGGCCCTCAGAACGGACGTATCGGCCGGCAGTTCATCACCGCGACCAACCTGAGCGGAACGCTCGCCGGCCAGCCGCTCAGCGCGTTGGTCAGTCAGCTGCGCGCCGGTGGCATTTACGTGAACCTGCACACCGACGCCAACGCTGGTGGCGAGCTGCGTGGCCAGGTGGCGCTGGTTCCGTAA
- the katG gene encoding catalase/peroxidase HPI has translation MDGEGAGKCPVMHGAVAVESKTARRGRSNRDWWPNALNVGILRQHSSLSDPLGAGFSYADAFKSLDIEAVRKDLTALMTDSQDWWPADYGHYGPFFVRMAWHAAGTYRTADGRGGASAGTQRFAPLNSWPDNGNLDKARRLLWPIKQKYGQKISWADLMVLTGNVAMESMGFTTFGFAGGRADVWEPQEDIYWGSETEWLGDQRYTGDRELEQPLAAVQMGLIYVNPQGPNGNPDPMASARDIRETFARMAMNDEETVALIAGGHTFGKAHGAGPEALVGVEPEGASIDEQGLGWKNAFGSGKGEHTITSGVEGAWTPNPIKWDTGYFDTLFGYEWQLTKSPAGAHQWTPTDPAAATTVPDAHNPAKRHAPMMATTDIALRVDPAYLAISKRYHENPDQLADAYARAWFKLTHRDMGPRARYLGALVPSEVLIWQDPIPALNHPLVDAQDIAALKTTILASGLSIGQLVATAWASASTFRGSDKRGGANGSRIRLEPAKNWDVNQPVKLARALEIYETIQQQFNASQTSGKQVSIADLIVLGGCAAIEQAAANAGHHLNVPFTPGRMDALQEQTDVHAYDVLEPKVDGFRNYQQNAFTVPAEELLVDRAQLLTLTAPEMTALVGGLRVLNANHGQSKHGVFTDRPETLTNDFFVNLLDMSTAWKPLSEAGDLFEGRDRATGDVKYTATRVDLIFGSNSELRAVAEVYAQSDATAKFVQDFVAAWTKVMNLDRFELA, from the coding sequence CGGTCGATCGAATCGTGACTGGTGGCCGAACGCGCTCAACGTCGGAATTCTTCGTCAGCATTCCTCGCTCTCGGATCCGCTCGGCGCTGGCTTCAGCTATGCCGACGCGTTCAAGTCGCTCGACATCGAAGCGGTGCGGAAGGACCTCACCGCGCTCATGACCGATTCGCAGGACTGGTGGCCGGCCGACTACGGGCACTACGGGCCGTTCTTTGTGCGCATGGCGTGGCACGCCGCCGGCACGTATCGCACGGCTGATGGTCGTGGCGGTGCTTCCGCCGGCACGCAGCGCTTCGCGCCGCTCAACAGCTGGCCGGACAACGGCAATCTCGACAAGGCCCGTCGTCTGCTGTGGCCCATTAAGCAGAAGTACGGCCAGAAGATTTCCTGGGCCGACTTGATGGTGCTCACCGGCAACGTCGCGATGGAGTCGATGGGCTTCACGACCTTCGGCTTTGCCGGTGGTCGCGCCGACGTGTGGGAGCCGCAGGAAGACATTTACTGGGGTTCCGAGACCGAGTGGCTGGGCGACCAGCGCTACACGGGCGATCGCGAGCTCGAGCAGCCGTTGGCGGCCGTGCAGATGGGCCTGATCTATGTGAATCCGCAGGGGCCGAACGGCAATCCCGACCCGATGGCGTCGGCTCGCGATATCCGTGAGACTTTCGCGCGCATGGCGATGAACGACGAAGAAACCGTCGCCCTCATTGCCGGTGGCCACACCTTTGGGAAGGCACACGGCGCCGGCCCCGAAGCATTGGTCGGTGTCGAGCCCGAAGGCGCCAGCATCGACGAACAGGGGCTTGGCTGGAAGAACGCGTTCGGCAGCGGCAAGGGCGAGCACACCATCACCAGTGGTGTTGAGGGTGCCTGGACGCCCAATCCGATCAAGTGGGACACCGGCTACTTCGACACGCTCTTCGGCTACGAGTGGCAGCTCACCAAGAGCCCGGCCGGCGCGCACCAGTGGACGCCGACCGACCCCGCCGCCGCGACGACGGTGCCCGACGCCCACAATCCGGCCAAGCGACACGCGCCGATGATGGCGACGACCGACATCGCGCTCCGCGTCGATCCAGCGTATTTGGCCATTTCGAAGCGTTACCACGAAAACCCCGATCAGCTGGCCGACGCCTACGCCCGCGCGTGGTTCAAGCTCACGCACCGTGACATGGGGCCGCGCGCGCGCTATCTCGGCGCGCTCGTGCCGTCCGAAGTACTGATCTGGCAGGATCCCATTCCGGCGCTGAACCACCCGCTGGTCGATGCGCAGGACATTGCCGCGCTCAAGACCACCATCCTGGCCTCAGGCCTTTCGATCGGGCAGCTGGTCGCCACCGCGTGGGCGTCTGCGTCGACGTTCCGCGGCTCCGACAAGCGAGGCGGTGCCAATGGTTCGCGCATTCGGTTGGAGCCGGCCAAGAACTGGGACGTGAATCAGCCGGTGAAGCTCGCCCGCGCGCTCGAGATCTACGAGACGATTCAGCAGCAGTTCAACGCTTCGCAGACCAGCGGGAAGCAGGTATCGATCGCTGACCTCATCGTGCTTGGCGGATGCGCCGCGATTGAGCAGGCGGCGGCCAACGCCGGGCATCACCTCAACGTGCCGTTCACTCCCGGACGCATGGATGCGTTGCAGGAACAGACGGATGTGCACGCATACGATGTGCTCGAGCCGAAGGTCGACGGCTTCCGCAATTATCAGCAGAACGCCTTTACCGTGCCCGCCGAAGAGCTCTTGGTCGACAGGGCCCAGCTGCTCACGCTCACCGCCCCCGAAATGACAGCGCTGGTGGGTGGACTGCGCGTGCTGAACGCGAACCACGGTCAGTCGAAGCACGGCGTATTCACCGACCGTCCTGAGACGCTCACCAACGACTTCTTCGTGAACCTGCTCGACATGAGCACCGCGTGGAAGCCGCTGTCGGAGGCGGGCGATCTGTTTGAAGGGCGCGACCGGGCGACCGGTGATGTGAAGTACACGGCGACGCGTGTGGACCTGATTTTCGGTTCGAACTCGGAGCTGCGTGCGGTAGCCGAGGTGTACGCACAGAGCGATGCCACGGCGAAGTTCGTGCAGGACTTCGTGGCCGCGTGGACCAAGGTGATGAACCTGGACCGGTTCGAGCTCGCCTGA